A region of Bacillus rossius redtenbacheri isolate Brsri chromosome 2, Brsri_v3, whole genome shotgun sequence DNA encodes the following proteins:
- the LOC134528983 gene encoding pro-resilin-like: protein MGGPGTGKGEAGTERVGQVRRGWARHEEGWARHGEGWARQGEGYGEGGPGTEKGGAGTEKGGAGTEKGGPGTCKCGPGTGKGRPGTGRVGQARRGWVRHGEGWARHGEGTERVGQARRGWARHGEGGPGTERVGQARRGWARHGEDGPGTEKGGPGTGKGGPGTEKVAPGTEKVAPGTGKGGPGTGKGGPGTEEGEPGTGKGGTGTEKGGPGTGKGGLGTEKGEPATVKGGPGTEKIAPGTGKGGPGTGKGGPGTERVGQARRRVRQARRRVGQAQRRVGQARRRVGQARTGGTEARRAVAAVPGLSSAAQGQGAAVS, encoded by the exons ATGGGTGGGCCAGGCACGGGAAAGGGTGAGGCAGGCACGGAGAGGGTGGGCCAGGTACGGAGAGGGTGGGCCAGGCACGAGGAAGGGTGGGCCAGGCACGGAGAAGGGTGGGCCAGGCAGGGGGAAGG GTACGGAGAGGGTGGGCCAGGCACGGAGAAGGGTGGGGCAGGCACGGAGAAGGGTGGGGCAGGCACGGAGAAGGGGGGGCCAGGCACTTGTAAATGTGGGCCAGGCACGGGGAAGGGTAGGCCAGGCACGGGGAGGGTGGGCCAGGCACGGAGAGGGTGGGTCAGGCACGGGGAAGGGTGGGCCAGGCACGGAGAGG GTACGGAGAGGGTGGGGCAGGCACGGAGAGGGTGGGCCAGGCACGGAGAGGGTGGGCCAGGCACGGAGAGGGTGGGCCAGGCACGGAGAGGGTGGGCCAGGCACGGAGAGGATGGGCCAGGCACGGAGAAGGGTGGGCCAGGCACGGGGAAGGGTGGGCCAGGCACGGAGAAGGTTGCGCCAGGCACGGAGAAGGTTGCGCCAGGCACGGGGAAGGGTGGGCCAGGCACGGGGAAGGGTGGGCCAGGCACGGAGGAGGGTGAACCAGGCACGGGGAAGGGTGGGACAGGCACGGAGAAGGGTGGGCCAGGCACGGGGAAGGGTGGGCTAGGCACGGAGAAGGGTGAACCAGCCACGGTGAAGGGTGGGCCAGGCACGGAGAAGATTGCGCCAGGCACGGGGAAGGGTGGGCCAGGCACGGGGAAGGGTGGGCCAGGCACGGAGAGGGTGGGCCAGGCACGGAGAAGGGTGCGCCAGGCACGGAGAAGGGTGGGCCAGGCACAGAGAAGGGTGGGCCAGGCACGGAGAAGGGTGGGCCAGGCACGGACAGGTGGCACCGAGGCGCGGCGGGCCGTGGCAGCTGTTCCTGGTCTGTCCTCCGCAGCTCAAGGACAAGGCGCGGCCGTCAGCTGA